The sequence below is a genomic window from Bombus fervidus isolate BK054 chromosome 2, iyBomFerv1, whole genome shotgun sequence.
gaaagagaggaacgaATGAAAGGTATTGAGACGGAGGAATTAGGTAGACGAATTGGTGAGATAGTTTTATTCATTGCCTTCAAGCGAAAAATCTACTCTAAGATACCGGAGTTGTTAGAGATAAGGGTGTAGAAGTTGATTAAGAGGGTAGACCTGGTaatgaaatgaataataaaatgggCTACCACTAATTGAATATCAATGATACATACAAGATACCGGGGGACcgcaaaagagaaagaatcgtTCCGTAATTGAATACTACCTGATTCGGAATACAGTTCCAAAACAGGGTAAGGAAACTTTCCCGTAAAAATGAACGAGGACGACGATAGTAGCGAGGAAAAGGAGTTTTCGGGAATTCCAGCGCGATCAAAATTCAGTGAGAGCGTAAATTTGTAAAGACACGGACGAAAGCCGCGGTTCTCGTTCCGTATGCCGTGGAGCGTGGCGACCGCTTCTTCgggaaataattgaataattcatTTCGTAAACtacaatttgaataatttcgagTCTATTCGCGGGAATTCGCTCGCCTCGTTGGTAATACGTGTATAAAAGGATACTCGTTAGCAGggaggaaattaaaaaaacgagaacagagagagaaacgagTATGAAAGAAAGTGGGGGAGGGGAgggagaggaaaaagaaaggaaaagaaaaaaatggaaacgTGGCGGTTGGGAAAATTAACCTTGCTTCTGGAGGCAGGTGGTTCCCTCAAATATTCCTTTAACCTAGttagaaaaaattacataattaagTGGCCGATATGACCACTTCTGACTCTGATCTTGCGTCATGAGAACAATGTTTCGTAATTCACTGTACCTAGCATAGAAAATTCTGTTTTCACCCTTCTCTCCCGTCATCGCACCCTATATTTTATCCCGTTATCGTTTTGTAGTTTCCATATGACTTGGGAATTTTTTTGTTAAcatgaaattgaatttattaaaattacacgtTGAACATCGTTCCCATTAATTGATCTGATTTTAACAGGATTCCCCTGTTATTGTTATAATCGGATACTACTATACCGGTATAGGTaacagaaaatatgaaaaaagacGCGATTCCGTGTTCTTGTGATCGGGATTAAAGTTATATACGTTTATCCGTGTCTCGCGTTAATGGTGATCAATAACGTTCTGCTCGCCCTACTTTcggttctttctttttctgcgATAATTTATACGAAAGGGCATAAAATGATTTGCacaacacacacacacacacacacacaatgtATACACACGTACATACAGTCATATATCAAAAATGCAATACCTCGTGGTCATGGGTCCAATAAATGGCGGTCGGTGGTTCGGGGCTGTGACGTACCACGCAAGTGAGATTCATGGTGCTGTCCTTGTTTATGAACATCTCTGGTTCTCCAACGATCGACGTGACAGGTTCTGgacaatagaaaataaaggaaaatatgATTCGCCATGCGTAATAATTTCTCTTCGAATcgaacaaaaataaacaagaaaAGAACGATGTGAAACTAAACCGGCCAATGAGGAAGGGAATATATAAAACGTACGCTATGTTCCTCTTTTATAAGGTGAAATTCACGCAGCGATATTGTGCACACAAATTGGCTGCACGTACAATTgacgagaaaaaaagaacaactgtttaattaaaattcacagTAAAGTCAAAATTGTGAAAGAATTCCCTATAGCTACGCTTGATTGCACGCGGCAAATTGTACAATTGCTTATGGACACGTTGGTCGTCGATTCGATAGCCGTTCgactgaaatgaaattaacgaGTATCCGGTGACGAAACAAGAGAGACAGGCTGATTCGACGGGAAGATTGCGAAACACAAACACACGAATGAAGAGTAAAGAACAGTATAGATGTGAACTTACCGACGACGGAGAGATGCATCGAATGGCCGATTGGTGGTGTTGTTGACACTTGACACTCGTAGATCCCGGAATCACGACGCTGAGGATATTTCACTTGGAGCGTCCAGTCTTCGGTTCTGGGAAAGTGTGATGCCACGAATCTTTGGTCGGATGTATACGTTTCAACGCCAACAGTTAAAAGATGGATATCCCTGTGCCTTACCCAGGAAACCTACATACAGAGGACAGGCATAcgccatatatatatatatatacacgtatatacgtgTTATAGCATACAAGGGATCAGAACACGTAGTAAGCACAAATCTCATAAGGTGAACATAAAGCAGATTTGAAAGCGGATCAATGGTGACCAGCGGTGCTATCACGTGTAAGTAGATGCCgttgaataataaatcgaCCATCGACGTGTAATTTTGCGTGCGAAACTATTTAAAGTTGAAATCAAACACTTGCGTTTAACTATCAATTCGCATGAATAACTGCTGGAAATTGATTCCATCTCTGATATCCGATAAGCGGCggtttaaataatattctctATCGGCTACCGAGAGATAGTCGTATATACCGATTATTTGTTGACTTTTCCATCGAATAAACGAGGAATGCTTTTTTAAGCCGTGGCTAATACGCGTATCGATGTTAATTCGAACAATAGAGTTTTCCTCCCACCAGGGgtgaggaaagagaaaaaaaaaaaggaaacgcgGACAATCATAGAGATTTACTGTACCGTATTTTCCAGAGAATGTTCCAAAAACTGTGTATAACGTATCCCTCTGATTCTCATATTATCTGACACGTAAAAACCACTCGATGGGAATTCCGCGCCGATGACACGTATCACAGGTGTGTGTATACGTGCGCACCGTAAGAAATGTGATGTTGCCAGGACAACAACGACAGCGTAGATAACTGTAATTAATGCTCCTGTAACGCGTCCTGATATATTCACAAACATCAATTTGCATCAGTTGGACACACCGATTGTTGTCgactaaataattattaacgttATCCGCTACATGACAAACTTTTTGCCTGTGTGGGTCTCACGTATACGACGCACATACCGGAACAAAATGCGATCCGATATGCacgtgtgtatatatgtgCATGAAAACCGTTGAATATGCATCATTCGATATACAgactctctgtctctctgtccgtctttctctctctctctctctctctctctctctctctctctctctcactcactcactcactcactcactcactcactcactcactcactcactcataGAGTCAGAGTAAAACGTTCGAACTTCACGCCTTCAGCGATCGTCATTGATTGCACGCTGATGGTTTAATGCCATTTGTTGTTCTGGCTCGTTAAACCACGTTTCCCTGGCATGCGCGCGCGCTCGTGTGTGCTTCTAAATAAACTACAAATTAGTATTTAGGACATACCGATAATCGGTACGTCCTAAATCGGTACGAATGAAACGCCACCTTGTTAGGCTTTTATAAAACGCGCTTACTCAAAACCTTACCCATCGTATCCTGACCAATTGTAATTAACCAGtaactatttaaaattcaagTAGAGCTTAAAACGTTACTTGCAATTAAAGCTGACTGAAGATGGGTTTCCCAGGCTTGCATGAGAATTATAGCGTTCGGTAGAAACGGTAGACTGAGCAGTAGACTTTCGAAAAGGAGACGCGCGTGTACCGCGATGAATTATGCACCGGATCCTATAAGTAGCTTGATGGAACCCTGATATGTGCATTTACCGCACGACACGTGATCTCTTCGCGTGCTGTAGCCATGCCTGTTACGTCGACAGTGCTTTTTTTCGATACATCATAATATCCTTTCTTCTCTAATGAGAGACTTGTGACTTGTGTGACCCCAGCAACAGCATAAAAAGAAGTAAAGGTAGAACGGAAAAAAAGagacgaagagagagagaaaaaaagaaactttttttgAAAACAAAGTGCACTCTGAACAGCGTTATCGGTGCTTCGTGAAAGAAAGGTTGAAGAGGAAGCACGGACAGGGATTAAAGGAGACGGGATAGGTGGAAGGAGTGGAGGGTGCGCGAAATAAAAACTGCTCGGCCGTGCGTATTATAAAAAAGCAAAGCTTTCTGTTTTACTTAAATTTCTCCGGTAAATAGGGGAACTATAGGTAACGGAAAAACGAacgatagaaaagaaatagaaaacttCGCTCTTGTACCTATCTGTATCGCGATAGCTAACTTCAACTCCGTTATACCGTAACTGTCTAATGGCCGAACTTAAATTGTACATTTCGCTACATTATGCAGTATATACCAGACCGATTCTTtcgctttttttctctctttcagaAACACAACCGCATTATACTCTCTTTCAAAATCGTCATTAACTCCATCGAGCACATATACCTGAGCTTGAAAGGCGCTGCTGTTGCCATCCCATTAAAGTTTCCAAGCGAAAGTAATTACGAAGAGAAAAATCTCCGCGAATTATCGAATTTCTATCCATTGCTGACAGCCGATAATCTCGTTCGCGGACAGAGACCACGTGACTCGCATCTTTAATAGAGGAGATATTACCTACCGTACGATCGCCCAGATTCCGTACTCGACAGGTGAGGGTGGCCGTTTTGCCAACCAGCGCGGTGACATTCCGTGACGCTGAGATGTCAAAGTAAGGTCCACGGTCGAGTGGTTCCAGTGCCCGATTCTCGTGCATCTCGGAATCGGATGTGCTCCGGGCGAGTCTTTGCACTTTAAGAAGAAACATACACGGAACAAAACCCAAAACAACCTCGCGCGCGTACATGTAaagattatatatttgtatatatacacagacacacacacaaacacaTACATAGAAACAAACACATATAAATGCAGAGAAAAGCAGCTTTCAA
It includes:
- the LOC139996093 gene encoding neurotrimin isoform X3; protein product: MKSLFFTLGLLFSVQRLARSTSDSEMHENRALEPLDRGPYFDISASRNVTALVGKTATLTCRVRNLGDRTVSWVRHRDIHLLTVGVETYTSDQRFVASHFPRTEDWTLQVKYPQRRDSGIYECQVSTTPPIGHSMHLSVVEPVTSIVGEPEMFINKDSTMNLTCVVRHSPEPPTAIYWTHDHEVINYDSPRGGVSVITEKGEVTTSYLLVQRAQRADSGQYTCHPSNANTKTILVHVLND
- the LOC139996093 gene encoding neurotrimin isoform X1; its protein translation is MKSLFFTLGLLFSVQRLARSTSDSEMHENRALEPLDRGPYFDISASRNVTALVGKTATLTCRVRNLGDRTVSWVRHRDIHLLTVGVETYTSDQRFVASHFPRTEDWTLQVKYPQRRDSGIYECQVSTTPPIGHSMHLSVVEPVTSIVGEPEMFINKDSTMNLTCVVRHSPEPPTAIYWTHDHEVINYDSPRGGVSVITEKGEVTTSYLLVQRAQRADSGQYTCHPSNANTKTILVHVLNGEHPAAMQHGGQLRLANLPFVMISTTLLAFLNHRY
- the LOC139996093 gene encoding neurotrimin isoform X2, whose product is MKSLFFTLGLLFSVQRLARSTSDSEMHENRALEPLDRGPYFDISASRNVTALVGKTATLTCRVRNLGDRTVSWVRHRDIHLLTVGVETYTSDQRFVASHFPRTEDWTLQVKYPQRRDSGIYECQVSTTPPIGHSMHLSVVEPVTSIVGEPEMFINKDSTMNLTCVVRHSPEPPTAIYWTHDHEVINYDSPRGGVSVITEKGEVTTSYLLVQRAQRADSGQYTCHPSNANTKTILVHVLNA